In one window of Arctopsyche grandis isolate Sample6627 chromosome 6, ASM5162203v2, whole genome shotgun sequence DNA:
- the LOC143912718 gene encoding uncharacterized protein LOC143912718, protein MECRLCLSHISELSSTSIHDNPRSLEQRIWSCCQLQVEQIDGVPDRTCLSCESNLEILTIFKNICIRSDVTQRLKKAECLKIQSEKIVTFDLTCEDELHTKSSQNKNHPPTDEEQSRIKTEEVILDDLNWEDETTVNLMRPHAQNPPQQLGTANESLKRRNIVKEKRYECDLCWKSFVHKRTLVMHIRIHTEQKPHKCDVCSKAFVEKSKLLRHAGIHTGEKSHKCNFCSNSFKTITLMTSHMVYTHNGEKPHKCNVCFKSFVAKSKLLRHVKIHTGEKPYTCNVCLKSFVSNSSLTSHMAYTHTGEKPHKCSVCLNSFVEKGKLLRHMRSHTGEKPFQCEICSKYFASNCILKRHIIIHSQPKRYNTKAIKVY, encoded by the exons ATGGAATGTAGACTTTGTCTCAGCCATATATCTGAACTTTCGTCTACTTCCATCCATGACAATCCTCGCTCACTGGAGCAACGAATTTGGTCCTGCTGTCAATTACag GTAGAACAAATCGATGGAGTTCCTGATAGAACATGCTTGTCTTGTGAATCCAATCTggaaattttgacaatttttaaaaacatttgtatTAGATCTGATGTTACACAGAGGCTGAAAAAAGCAGAGTGTTTGAAGATCCAAAGCGAAAAAATTGTTACATTCGACCTAACTTGTGAGGATGAACTCCATACAAAATCATCACAGAACAAAAATCATCCACCCACCGATGAAGAACAGTCGAGGATCAAAACGGAAGAAGTCATACTGGACGACTTAAACTGGGAGGATGAGACCACAGTCAATTTGATGAGACCGCACGCTCAAAATCCACCACAGCAATTGGGTACGGCCAATGAAAGCCTCAAGAGGAGAAACATTGTCAAAGAAAAACGATATGAGTGTGATCTGTGTTGGAAATCGTTCGTACATAAACGCACATTGGTGATGCACATAAGGATTCACACCGAGCAAAAGCCGCACAAGTGTGACGTGTGTTCTAAAGCTTTCGTAGAAAAGAGCAAACTGTTGAGACATGCGGGGATTCACACCGGGGAAAAGTCACACAAGTGTAACTTCTGTTCAAACTCGTTCAAAACAATCACCCTGATGACGAGCCACATGGTGTACACTCACAACGGagaaaaaccacacaaatgtaatgtCTGTTTTAAATCATTCGTGGCGAAAAGTAAACTGTTGAGACATGTAAAAATtcacactggggaaaaaccatacaCGTGTAACGTATGTTTGAAATCGTTTGTGTCCAACTCTTCATTGACGAGCCACATGGCTTATACTCACACTGGGGAGAAACCGCACAAATGTAGCGTATGTTTAAATTCTTTCGTCGAAAAGGGGAAGTTATTAAGGCATATGAGGAGTCACACTGGTGAAAAACCGTTCCAATGTGAGATCTGTTCAAAATACTTTGCTTCCAACTGCATCTTGAAACGGCACATTATAATTCACTCTCAGCCAAAACGATACAATACTAAAGCCATCAAAGTATATTGA